From the Triticum urartu cultivar G1812 chromosome 4, Tu2.1, whole genome shotgun sequence genome, the window GTAGCTTGCGTGTTCTTTGGATATCCACCAAATCATCGCGGTTATCGTTGTTACGATCCCCGCACCCGACGAGTTCTCACTTCCCGCCATGTTCGTTTTCATGAGACTCAATTCCCCTTTGTTGCCGCTTCTGATCCGCCCGCCGTCAGCGCTCCACCAGCTCCACGCTACGTCCCCGCGCCCCTGCAGGCTCCCGTAGCTGCTCCTACGCCGCCCTGTGACGCAAGCTCGCCTGACTCTGTTGAGTCCGGCCCTCCTGCCTTACACCAGCGCGCGGGCGCCGCTGGTTCAAGCTCGGCCACGCGATCATCATCCAGCGGCTCCGCCTCTTCCTCATCGGGCGCGACTCCTCCGGGTTTAAGCTGCGCCGCCGGATCGCCATCCAATGGCTCTGCCTCGCCTTCATCGCGCGCCACTCCTTCAAGTTCAAGCTGCACCGACGGATCTGCATCAGGCGGCCCTGATTTAAATCCGGCCGCTCCCGCGCAGCGCGCGGTCGTCCCCGCCAGCTCTTCTTCATCCACAGCTGGCGGCTCGCGGATCACCACGCACGCTCAGGCTGGCGTGTTCCGTCGGTACATGTGCTACGCCGACGACTACGCCTGTGTCGCCTCCATTAACACCTCGCCGGACGTCTCTCCGCTTCCCCGTTCCGTTCGCGATGCTCTTCGCGATCCGAACTGGGTCTCCGCCATGCGCGAGGAGTTCGCCGCGCTCGTCAGCAACCGCACGTGGGAGCTGGTGCCCCGCCCTCCGCGCGCTAACATCACCGGCAAATGGGTTTTCAAGCACAAGACGCGCTCCGATGGCTCCCTCGAGCGCTACAAAGCGCGGTGGGTCGTCCGCGGGTTTCGCCAGCGCGCCGGCGTCGACTACGGCGAGACTTTCTCCCCTGTCGTGAAGCCGGCGTCCATTCGCACTGTGCTCACCCTCGCCGCCTCCCGTGGGTGGCCCGTTCGGCAACTCGACGTCAAGAACGCCTTCTTGCATGGCACACTCCAGGAGGAAGTTTTCTGTCTGCAGCCTGCAGGTTTTGTCGACGCGAGCAAACCCGACCACGTCTGCCGGCTCACCAAGTCCCTCTGCGGGCTCAAGCAAGCGCCGCGCGCATGGTTCCTTCGCTTCGCCAGCTTCCTCGCCACCCTCGGCTTCACCGCCACACGCTCGGACAGCTCCCTCTTCATCCTCGCGTCCGGCGCCGACGCCGCCTATCTACTGCTCTATGTGGACGACATCGTCCTCACGGCGAGCTCGGCTGCCTTCCTTCAAAGGATCATCGCCAAACTCACGCACGAGTTTTCCATGAAGGACCTGGGAGCGCTCCACTACTTCCTTGGCATACGGGTGACGCGCACCGCTGCTGGCTTCTTCCTCTCGCAGGCCCAGTACGCCGAGGACATCCTTGAGCGGCATGGACACTTGCAAGGCTGCGCCTACACCAGTTGACACCAAGGCCAAGCTCCCGTCATTCGACGGGCCCCGCGTCTCCGACCCCACCTCCTACAGAAGCCTCGCCGGAGCGCTGCAATACCTCACCATCACCCGTCCCGAGCTCGCCTACGCCGTCCTGCAAGTCCGCCTCCATATGCACGACCCGCGCGAGTGTCATCGCGCTCTCCTCAAGCGCGTGCTCCGCTACGTCCGCGGCACGGTCACCCTCGGCCTCGCCCTGCGTGCTTCGTCGACTCTGGAGCTCCGTGCGTACACCGACGCGGACTGGGCTGGCTGCCCGGACACCCGCCGCTCTACTTCCGGCTTCTGCATCTTCCTCGGCGACGCACTCGTGTCCTGGTCGTCCAAACGCCAGGCCACCGTCTCGCGCTCTAGCACGGAGGCCGAATATCGTGCCGTCGCCAATGCCGACGCGGAGTGTGTCTGGCTGCGCCAACTTCTTCGCGagcttcattgcaccatcaacaCGGCGTCGCTCGTCTACTGCGACAACATCTCGGCGGTGTATCTCTCCAGCAACCCCGTGCATTACCGGCGCACCAAGCACATCGAATTGGACATTCATTTCGTGCGCGAACGTGTGGCGCTTGGCGACTTCCGCGTCCTGCACGTTCCCACGCGCCAGCAGTTCGCCGACGTCATGACGAAGGGGCTGCCCTCTGATGTCTTCCACGACTTCCGTTCCAGCCTTTGCGTCTCGAGCATTGACGCCAAggctgcgggggggggggggggggggggggggggggggggagtgaGCGTGTGTGCAGTTTTCCCACTGAGCACACACGTCCTCCTTCACGATCATGGCCAGCCCACGATCATCATCGTGGCCTCGTGCCTCTCCCTCTGTAACGCTATATGTATGCCTGAGATCACTGAATCAAGTGTGGTTCAATCTCCTTCCCTGAAACAACCACGACAATTTAAGGTGTGGCTTCACCTTTTTTATTGACAGGAATACAAAGGGATGAAACATAAAAGGCCTTATGGCCACAATCATGTATACCAGCGCGCTTCCGACAGTGCCAAACATGACCAGCCGCACTGCCCTCCATCTAGCCTAGAGCTGAACCAAACACAACGACATGACCACACGACAGCAAGACCAACTAAAAGAAAAATCAGTGGGGCTATAGGACGAACTCTGCCTAGGTGACACAGAGACAGTGACAATAGCAAATCGAAAGACCAAATTTGACACAAACCCACACCTAAACACGAACGGCACTACCGGCATTGACCTCAAAGAGGACACCTCAAACCGCCTGGCAAACCTAGAAGTACCAAGATTTATTCAGCCATAAAAAATGCTTCTGTACTAAGCTATGGAAAGATGCTAATTTCCAAAACTCATGGGATCTGAGAAAATTATCTAGATGAGAAAATTGCAAGAACAAAAATATGGAAATAGCACAGGAATGGCTGACAAATGAAAAATAAGGATCCTTGCCTTAGTGCATCACAACATCAAATCCTCGGCACTCAACTCAGCAAGTAAATTCTGAATCCATATATCTGAGCCTAGGACCTATGTTTACAATCGTGTCCTCCTGATGGACTCTGCAGGCAAACCAGTTACTAAGTTCTTCGGAATGTATAGTAAATTCGGATGCTCTTACATAGCTGAAAtaaaatagtactccctccgtaaagaaatataagagcgtttagattactaaagtagtgatctaaacactcttatatttctttacagagggagtagatgTTAATTCTTCCAGCAAGGCAGACAGCATATAAATACTAACTTACCACCATCTAGCCTACATCGGCCAAAATATAAGGAAAATGATGATCAGTTTCAGAGTAAAAATCGGATGGGTTGAAGGAATATCCTAATTTCACATGTGAGTAATGCTCAATTAAATTTGTACATCAAATCAAATAATACCACGGAGCGTGGGAGTAACAGTAACCTGAAATTGTCAAAACAAGTCATCAGATTAGAATTCAGCATCCAAATCCACAGAGCCCACTCGATGCATCAGAGATGACATATAGAGGTTGCCAATCAAATCAATGGAACATGAAGTAGTTAAAAATCCTATAACATGAGCATCATGGGATACATAATTATGTTATAACAGAAGCATCCCTACAAATAATTACATTAACTAAGGCTCCATGTCCCTTCTTCTCATGTGCCTACATCTCCATTTCTTAGCACATCTTTTAGACAAATTAAGAACCGAGAATAGATAGATATTGTGCCAGTGTACAACCTATGTGATCAGCGATTCTTAATTTTGCCTTCCCCTATGCCCTTTTGTATTCAGAAGACAAATTGACAACAGTTTCTTGGAAATTTAAAAAACGACATCTTTTTGCTGTTTTGTACTTAAAAAAACCAATTCAGAATGATTCTATCAAATCTACAACGGTGAATGGAATTTACAATAGTGTGCCTAGATAAGAAGAAGTCGATTTGGTCCCATGAAGATGCTAGACATACATGTATTTATTGATTGATCCATGTCAAAGAGAGCTTAAACAAGTCAGAGGTTCGCGGATATTTGACAGGCTTCTTAATTAGCAAAGCTGTTTGGCCGGTCGTGGAGATTATAGGTACAGATCCTATACATAATTAAGCAGCCAGCAGACAACAATGTACCAGATTAGTAAACACCTCAACCGAACCTACAGCAAAAATCAAACGATGGTACATCCTATAAAACAAAACACCCACGAAAGTGATGAACACCACACCGAGACACTAACCCACACCAACAAACCCATCGACAGAAATTTGGCTTCGTTTTGATCAATCAAATGGAGCCGGGGCGGGAGCCCTTTTCTTCTAAAAAAACAAACCCATCGACAGCACCACATCCAGGCAGCCACAAAGCCCTTAATCCAAACCCCAATGGACCGCACCAACAGCAACACGTGATGATACACAGGAAGCATCCACCACTGCCCCTACCATGTAATCCATGGGGAGAAAGAAAAAATCGGGGAGGACACCCTCCGCAGCCGAAACAAGCCTGTGAAATATCAATCAGCACCGACAAAGGcacaaagaaagaaagaaataatAGCGAAGAAGGGAGCAAATACACGCATCAATCCATGGGGAAACACCCGCAGCAGCCGAAACAAAACTAACCCCAACGCGGCCGAATCGAAGAGCGACGACAACCGCGCCGGCCACCCTATCATAGCAGCTATCCGCAGGGAGCGGCGAGAACCTCCGCCGCCAATCACCCAGTGATCCCACCCTTGTCTTCCAGCCGCTCGTACAACCCTGCCGAAACTACAGCTGCCAACCACTTCACCCCCTCTCTGAATGAAGAATCCCCTTTGGCCAGACTCACAAGGGCCAGCGGAAAGAAGACACGACCACAAGCCAAACCACCATGAAACGAACACGCGACGCTGAACGTCGGTTCAACCGGGAGACACCCCACGCCCTCCCTGACACCCGTGTCCCACACACGCATCTCCCCCTTACAACCGGGACCAGCCAGCGAAAAAATACACATAGCGCTCCCAGGCCTCCAATTCCCAGGAGCTTAGAGTTTTTAGGGATTTTCCATTCACTCAAACCTCTTGCAATATAGGTTTTGAGTGGACATGCCACTACAATTCTGTGATTTTCCTAATACTGCCTTTTTGCAATCTTGCAAATCAAAGGTAACCCGCCCGATTCAGTGAATAAAAATCTGATTCTTCATTACGTCAAATATTTGTTATAAGCTTGAACAAGATGTGGGTTAGTATTTTCCTAAGGGTACAAGTCATGAGAAACAAACGGTAGTCCCAGAAGAGCAATATTTGCAACAAACAAACTCTAGTCAAGTAATGGCAGAGCTGTGAAACACAACACTACTTTGTCCTGCTGTCTTCTTGATCCCGGCGTCATGCATCACCTCACCCATTCTCGTCGCAGCACACCAATTCCCATTTTCTAGATAAATATTCCTGATAGTCACATACCGGTCGGATTGCTGAGGACCAAGAGCCACTAGATTTCGCCCAATCTCAGCAACAAGCTCCACATTTCCGTGGAGCTTGGAAGCACCAAGAAGCGCGCCCCACACAGAAGCATCAGGCAAAAAGGGCATCCGCTCTATCCTCTCAATGGCCTCCATGAAACGGCCAGCACGGCCTAACAGGTCCACAACACATCCATAATGGGCCATCATCGGAGTCACCTTGTATTCAGTCACCATCGTCTCGAACCAGTATAACCCAATCTCCACCAATCCTGCTCGAGCACAACCTGTCAGTAGAGCAAGAAATGTAATCTGATTTGGCAAGAACCCTCCAACTATCATCATGTTGAGCTTAACCAGTGCTTCAGTCTCTTTCCCATGATTAGCCAGTGCAGACAGCAGCGCATTCCACGTACAGACCTCCTTCTCAGATACAGCATGAAAAGCTCTCCTACAACAGTCAAGCTTCCCATACTTCCCATACATGTCGATCAACGCCGTGCCCAAGAACGCTGTGAGGTCAACCTCATGGCGAACGACATAAGCGTGAACAGCCGTCCCGACCACAAGCCCCTCAGCACCATCCAAGTTTGCACAAGCCGAGAGCACGCTGACCAACGTGGCCTCACCGAGCAGTCCCCTGTTGTCCACCAAAAATCCCCTGAAGATCTCGACAGCATCCCAGTGGCACCCATTCCTCGATAACCCAGAGATGAGCGTCGTCCATGATACCACATCCCTCACCACCATCCGCTCAAAGAACACTCTAGCCGCAGCCACGTCCCCAGCGAGACACAGCACATCAAGCATGGCGTTAGAGGAGGCGAGATCCGGGCTGGCCATTTCGTCAAACACCTTAGAAGCGTCATGCGCGAGACGGCCAGCTCGGCCATAGGAGCTGACGAGCGAGCATGCAACGAAGCGGTCGGCCGTAAGCCCGCGGCGGAGGCACTGCGCGTGGAGGGCCATGGTggctggtccggaggcggaggcggacctGAGGAGGGAAGGGAACGTGTGGCCGTTGGGGCGCGCGCCGGCGGCGAGCATGGTCGAGAAGAGGCGGAGGGGGCCGCATAGCGGGGTAACGGTGGAAGCGGGGAGGCGGAGGTGGGCATGGATGAGGCAGTTGTAGGGGAAGGTGGCGGCAGCGTGGGAGGTGGAGAGCGCGCCGGAGGTGAGGAGGAGGGCATGGACCTGGAGGAGGCGGCGAGGGGCGGAGAAGTGATCTTGGAGGAGGCGTTCGAGGACGGCGAAGGAGTACGGGGAGCCCGTCCACATATGCTAGCCGGAAGCCGGCGAGAGGAGGCCGGCGGCGTAGGAAGGGAAAGCCGGCGGTAaaaatcaaatcaaatcaaagATGCATCCGTTTGGGATTTGGAGGCCAAAATCACTGTTTTCACCTTTTTTTAAACGCCAAACATGCCACACAACGCAACGCAGGTAAGTTTGGCAGTCCATAGCTTtacccgggggggggggggggggggggggNNNNNNNNNNNNNNNNNNNNNNNNNNNNNNNNNNNNNNNNNNNNNNNNNNNNNNNNNNNNNNNNNNNNNNNNNNNNNNNNNNNNNNNNNNNNNNNNNNNNNNNNNNNNNNNNNNNNNNNNNNNNNNNNNNNNNNNNNNNNNNNNNNNNNNNNNNNNNNNNNNNNNNNNNNNNNNNNNNNNNNNNNNNNNNNNNNNNNNNNNNNNNNNNNNNNNNNNNNNNNNNNNNNNNNNNNNNNNNNNNNNNNNNNNNNNNNNNNNNNNNNNNNNNNNNNNNNNNNNNNNNNNNNNNNNNNNNNNNNNNNNNNNNNNNNNNNNNNNNNNNNNNNNNNNNNNNNNNNNNNNNNNNNNNNNNNNNNNNNNNNNNNNNNNNNNNNNNNNNNNNNNNNNNNNNNNNNNNNNNNNNNNNNNNNNNNNNNNNNNNNNNNNNNNNNNNNNNNNNNNNNNNNNNNNNNNNNNNNNNNNNNNNNNNNNNNNNNNNNNNNNNNNNNNNNNNNNNNNNNNNNNNNNNNNNNNNNNNNNNNNNNNNNNNNNNNNNNNNNNNNNNNNNNNNNNNNNNNNNNNNNNNNNNNNNNNNNNNNNNNNNNNNNNNNNNNNNNNNNNNNNNNNNNNNNNNNNNNNNNNNNNNNNNNNNNNNNNNNNNNNNNNNNNNNNNNNNNNNNNNNNNNNNNNNNNNNNNNNNNNNNNNNNNNNNNNNNNNNNNNNNNNNNNNNNNNNNNNNNNNNNNNNNNNNNNNNNNNNNNNNNNNNNNNNNNNNNNNNNNNNNNNNNNNNNNNNNNNNNNNNNNNNNNNNNNNNNNNNNNNNNNNNNNNNNNNNNNNNNNNNNNNNNNNNNNNNNNNNNNNNNNNNNNNNNNNNNNNNNNNNNNNNNNNNNNNNNNNNNNNNNNNNNNNNNNNNNNNNNNNNNNNNNNNNNNNNNNNNNNNNNNNNNNNNNNNNNNNNNNNNNNNNNNNNNNNNNNNNNNNNNNNNNNNNNNNNNNNNNNNNNNNNNNNNNNNNNNNNNNatatctttctaagtgggagttcttaagtaatatgattaattgaacttaaatttatcatgaacttagtacctgatagtatcttgcttgtctatgtttgattgtagatagatggctcgtgatgttgttccattgaattttaatgtgttcgttgagaaagcaaagttgaaagatgatggtagcaattacatggactgggtccgtaacttgaggattatcctcattgctgcacagaagaattacgtcctggaagcaccgctaagtgccaagcctgttgcaggagcaacactagatgttatgaacgtctggcagagcaaagctgatgactactcgatagttcagtgtgccatgctttacggcttagaaccgggtcttcaacgacattttgaacgtcatggagcatatgagatgttccaggagttgaagttaatatttcaagcaaatgcccggattgagagatatgaagtctccaataagttctatagctgcaagatggaggagaacagttctgtcagtgaacatatactcaaaatgtccgggtatcataatcacttgactcaactgggggttaatcttcctgttgatagtgtcattgacagagttcttcaatcactgccaccaagctacaaaatcttcgtgatgaactataatatgcaagggatgaataagactattcatGAGCTCTTCCcaatgctaaaagccgcggaggtagaaatcaagaaggagcatcaagtgttgatggtcaataagaccaccagtttcaagaaaaagggcaaagggaagaagaaagggaacttcaagaagaacagcaaacaagttgctgctcaggagaagaaacctaagtctggacctaagcctgagactgagtgcttctactgcaagcagactggtcactggaagcggaactgccccaagtatttgacggataagaagcatggcaaagtgaacaaaggtatatgtgatatacatgttattgatgtgtaccttactaaagctcgcagtagcacctgggtatttgatactggttttgttgctaacatttgcaactcaaaacaggggctacggatcaagcgaagattggctaaggacgaggtgacgatgcgcgtgggaaatggttccaaagtcgatgtgatcgcggtcggcacgctacctctacatctaccgtcgggattagtattagacctaaacaattgttatttggtgccagtgttgagcatgaacattatatctggatcttgtttgatgtgagacggttattcatttaaatcagagaataatggttgttctatttatatgagtaatatcttttatggtcatgcacccttgaagagtggtctatttttggtgaatctcgatagtagtgatacacatattcatagtgttgaaatcaaaagatgcagagttgataatgatagtgcaacttatttgtggcactgctatttaggtcatatcagtgtaaagcgcatgaagaaactccataccgatggacttttgtaaagccctgcgacggtagaacatcaagatcgtcaccacgccgtcgtgctgatggaactcttccccaaccctttgctggatcggagttcggggatcgtcatcgagctgaacgtgtgatagaactcggaggtgccgtagtttcggtgcttgatcggtcgggccgtgaagacgtacgactacatcaaccgcgttgtgctaacacttctgctttcggtctacgagggtacgtagacaacactctcccctctcgttgctatgcatcaccatgatcttgcgtgtgcataggatcttttttgaaattaccacgttccccaacacgaTGAACTTTGATGGTTGTACTCTCGACTGCGAATTTCCCTATCTATATAAGTAAGAACATAACCTCTAATTATCCTTACAGATTGTTATTCTTTGATTCCTATGGATTGCTTCCATTTTACACCTTTAATCTAATTAATTATGTTCAGCTTTGCGGAATCAGTAAGATTTACTTCACCATTCTCTCTTCATTGTTACATTTCTTTGGTTTACGTACATGCCATTGTTTTGTAACACGTTATCCTGACTTCCCAAACCATGACTATTACAGAATTGCAATATTAACTAGAGTAGAATATTGAATGAATATAATATGCTTATGGACTGCCATGTTCAACTATTGACCAGAAGTTCATCATCGTGGTAAGTTTAAAAGCTTTCTCCCTTGACTGGTCTTGCCTTATTAAGTCAAAATTGGTTCGCCTTTTTATTTCATCATGAAACTTTTTTTATGCGAATTGCTGTACAAACATTGCCTTAACTAACTATATCAGGCTTTGGTTTTTATATGCAGAAATTATGGTACAAACTGAATTGGCATGTTCTGTTCTCACTCTCATCAACTCTTGCACACTATTTTTTTCACTTTTCAAGTCCCAGTGCTCTGTTTCTATTAATGGAGGTGATTGTTTGTTGTCTTCGCGCAATGAAGATAAACTAAACAGTGAGCTACGAGCCTACGATGTGGGCAACTAAGAATCACTACCACCTCTGAAACAAATCTCCAATGCCTATTTGATTTGCGGTATATTTATTTTTTCTTGGTGGGTGAGATGTTTTCGATGCATAATTGGTTGGCAGGGCCATGATATTTTGTTAGTGGGAACTTAAACCACTAGTGTTAATATTTTTTTGAAAGGAAATGTTATGTATCTTTCTAGCCAGTAGTGCATTGTTTAATCTCATGAAAAGGTTTTATTTTAGCCAAGAAAAGTTATGGTTGACAAGTATATCCAAATTACTTATATTTCATTTCGCTAACATATCAGATTTTTCTTGCTACAGttcccgcaacaacgtgcggggtatcatctagttaaAGTTAATGATTGATGGTCATAACAGTGAACATTGTGTGCGCTATGGAACATGTCTACTATGCTCATGCTACAAGACACATGCGTAGTGCATAGTCTATGTTACCCTGAATAATCTTGGTTGTAAATATTTACTCTAACGATAAAGTCCTGTTGTGACTTAGTAGAGCTAAGTTACTTAATCTGTTTTCTTAATACCACCTAGCCAACCGAAGTTTGAGGTTTGTCTCCGTAGTAGTATCTCGTATTTAGGTGGACAAAAATCCCTTTGTTTAAAAAAAATCTCAAATAGGCTTTTGAATCTATCCATTGAGATCGACCGCAAAAAATCAACTCCCTACCCTACCTTCTTTAGCAACCAATATTGCTAAATTTCTCTTGCCATATTATGGTGTGGCCCTTTAGGCACAGTCTCCGATTAACTcctattttcttttctttatctCACCAAATTCTTTTCACTCACTCTATTACTCTCCCTTGCAAATACAGAAAAAAAATGTCAGACCTAAAAACATCTAATGTGCAAAGTCTCCTCCTATAGCTAGTTGTAGGTTCTAGATCGTATGCTTAAAGATTTCTTGAAAATCATCCAACACATCATTTGTGCTAGGACACCATGTGCTTATGACCAAAGACTA encodes:
- the LOC125553642 gene encoding putative pentatricopeptide repeat-containing protein At1g10330 → MWTGSPYSFAVLERLLQDHFSAPRRLLQVHALLLTSGALSTSHAAATFPYNCLIHAHLRLPASTVTPLCGPLRLFSTMLAAGARPNGHTFPSLLRSASASGPATMALHAQCLRRGLTADRFVACSLVSSYGRAGRLAHDASKVFDEMASPDLASSNAMLDVLCLAGDVAAARVFFERMVVRDVVSWTTLISGLSRNGCHWDAVEIFRGFLVDNRGLLGEATLVSVLSACANLDGAEGLVVGTAVHAYVVRHEVDLTAFLGTALIDMYGKYGKLDCCRRAFHAVSEKEVCTWNALLSALANHGKETEALVKLNMMIVGGFLPNQITFLALLTGCARAGLVEIGLYWFETMVTEYKVTPMMAHYGCVVDLLGRAGRFMEAIERIERMPFLPDASVWGALLGASKLHGNVELVAEIGRNLVALGPQQSDRYVTIRNIYLENGNWCAATRMGEVMHDAGIKKTAGQSSVVFHSSAIT